A region from the Mercenaria mercenaria strain notata chromosome 7, MADL_Memer_1, whole genome shotgun sequence genome encodes:
- the LOC128558429 gene encoding uncharacterized protein LOC128558429, with protein sequence MLKVLIVLAAVALSNGQLQPGKKLPPFASSMYSGNVKERIKIPPTPMPGFNVLRWVGKWFFQFHKPSYSWAVSEEFTDYEKVFELQGNDLINHERMRNYGVCNSVTSVWHIKGPGYFEGIDTVGDNWSGKIIVVDTDYTGFYITWGCTKWSVFSDRCEDPGVYVLTRQLTPDPTVLRRIELALQNTFGISVNQLIRIPHGKRC encoded by the exons ATGCTAAAAGTTTTGATTGTTCTTGCTGCTGTCGCATTATCTAATGGGCAGCTTCAGCCGGGTAAGAAATTGCCACCGTTTGCGTCCAGCATGTATTCGggaaatgtaaaagaaagaataaagatACCACCTACACCAATGCCAGGCTTCAATGTTTTACGG TGGGTCGGGAAGTGGTTTTTCCAGTTTCATAAACCCTCATATAGCTGGGCTGTTTCGGAAGAGTTCACAGATTACGAAAAGGTTTTTGAATTACAGGGAAACGACCTTATAAACCATGAACGGATGAG AAACTATGGCGTGTGCAATTCCGTTACGTCAGTATGGCACATTAAAGGTCCTGGGTATTTTGAAGGCATAGACACTGTAG gagACAACTGGTCTGGCAAAATTATCGTTGTTGATACAGACTATACTGGTTTTTATATAACATGGGGATGCACCAAATGGTCGGTTTTCAGTGACAGATGTGAAGATCCTGGTGTTTACGTTCTAACAAGACAACTTACACCGGACCCGACAGTACTGAGACGTATAGAATTGGCCCTCCAGAATACATTTGGTATTTCAGTAAACCAGCTGATTAGAATACCTCATGGAAAAC GTTGCTAA
- the LOC123543599 gene encoding uncharacterized protein LOC123543599 isoform X1, which yields MELYRSKGIRMELKVLLVLAVLSFAYGQILPEKKLPLFASRTYGSRFPGDVKEILKIPPVPMPGFNLLSWLGPWFYQYHKAPCSWAVSEEFTDYTQITELEGTNVINHDTMRNRGVCNSVTSIMSVTGPGEFTGKDLVGNNWSGTLIVVATDYKSFSISWGCTKMSVFDNRCEDPYAYVKTRQRKPPARVLRRIEMILRDIWGISVRQLTRILHGRPCSSGRKKIG from the exons ATGGAACTGTACCGTTCGAAAGGAATCAGGATGGAATTAAAGGTTCTGCTGGTTCTTGCTGTTCTTTCCTTCGCTTATGGCCAAATTCTACCAGAAAAGAAATTACCATTATTTGCGTCCAGAACGTACGGTAGTAGATTCCCTGGAGAtgtgaaagaaatattaaagataCCACCTGTCCCAATGCCTGGCTTCAATCTTTTATCT tgGCTCGGCCCATGGTTTTATCAATATCATAAAGCTCCATGCAGCTGGGCTGTGTCTGAAGAGTTCACAGACTATACCCAGATTACGGAACTAGAGGGAACGAATGTAATAAACCATGACACCATGAG aaatcGTGGCGTATGTAATTCAGTTACATCAATCATGTCTGTCACAGGCCCAGGAGAGTTCACAGGCAAAGATCTTGTTG GCAATAATTGGAGTGGTACATTAATTGTAGTTGCGACGGACtataaaagtttttctatttcttgGGGGTGCACAAAAATGTCGGTATTTGATAACAGATGCGAGGATCCTTATGCATACGTTAAAACTAGGCAGCGCAAACCACCAGCAAGAGTTCTGAGACGCATAGAAATGATTCTCCGTGACATATGGGGTATCTCGGTCAGACAGCTGACGAGAATACTGCATGGAAGGC CTTGCTCTTCTGGAAGGAAAAAGATTGGATGA